Within the Anaerolineae bacterium genome, the region GCCACCCAAAGCAGGGCTTTGTCTTCGCTGCCCAGGGCGTCAAAGAGATGTTCCGCATTCTCCGGCGCCACGGCCTGATCGCCGCGGGAATGCACCACCAGCACCGGCACCCGCACTTCGGCCAACCGCTGCCGCAACAAGGCCAGCAAGTCCCGCACCTCGGCCACGCCGTGCAGAGGCAGCGCGGGATAAGCGATGTGCTCTGCCTGCGCTTCCAGGTCCCGGGCGTCGGAAGGTTCCTTGGCCATAGTGCGTATCACCCGGCTCAAAGGGCGCAAAAAAGGCAACAACGGGTGGGGCGGCAGACGATAAGGGGTGGACATGGCCACCACCCCGGCCACGGGGAAGAAGGTGGCCGAGAGCAGGGCCAGCGCCCCACCCAGGGACAACCCCATCACCACCACCGGGCCGTACCCTCCGCTGCGCAGCAGATGCCCCCCGTCCTCCACCACGGCCAGCCAGTCCGTCCAGCGCACGCGATACAGGTCCTCCATGCGGGTGGCATGCCCAGCCAGGCGCACGCCCAGCACGGTGAAGCCCTCGCGGTGCAAATGTTCGCCCAACCAGCGCATTTCCTTGGGTGTGCCGGTAAAGCCGTGGACCAACAGGCAGGCTGCCTTCCCGGCCGGGAAGAAAAACGGCTCGGCCCGGGGGATCAACACGGGCAGCGTCCTCATGGACTCTCTCCAAAGGCCATCGATTCATCCCCCATTATACGCCAGCCTGCTCCCCAACAGAGCAAAAACAGAAAAACGGGGGCACGCAAGGGCTGTTGGTCAAAGAGACGGTGTTTTGGGGCAGCATCACGCCAGGCCTGAGCAACCTCGAAGGCCGAGGGTAGCTTTGATGTTCAGAGCCCTGGCTCCGAGGCGAATGCCGACCAGGGAGCGGCCCATCAAAACGATGCCGGGCCTTTGACGCGGCTTGTAAAAAATAAAAAAAGGTGAGGGCAGGGAGAGCCGCCCTGAGCGACACCCCGTTTCACCGCGAAGGGGCATCATCGCAGGGCAGGGGCGGCTCGCCGGGACCGGATCGCGCCCCCTGGGGCTGGCCCCATGATCCCCACCCCGACCGCGGCGCGGAAACTTTTCAAAAACAATCCATAGAAAGGGCGATTTTCAGAATTCAATAATCAAATTAGTGGCCATTTTCATAAAACTCGCCCATTTCGAGCAAGTTTTCCCATCTTTCGCCCACACACACCCACGCCCTCTTTAGGGCCGCCTTGCAGACACACCCCGCCCTCTCCCCTATGGCATCAACTTGAATTTTCGCCAAACAAGACGTCACACAAGCAAAATTTCACAAAATCATTCGATTTCGCGTCGGTTTCCAGTTAACGCCATCGTAAAACGGTATTTTGTCAATTTTTCCCCTCTTCTTGCGGCGGGACGACCGCGGGAAGGGCTATGGTGAACCGTGCGCCCCGACCGGGGCCCTCACTCTCCGCCCAAATGCGTCCCCCGTGCAGGCGCACCAGATTGCGGGCAATGGACAACCCCAGACCCAATCCCCCATAACGGCGCGTCAGGTGACCCTCCACCTGGTGGAACTCCTCAAAGATGGCCTCCAACTCCTCGGGGGGAATGCCCACCCCGCTGTCCTCCACGCGGGCGAAAACCTCGCTTCCCTCCCGCCAGGCCAGCACACGCACCCGCCCCCCCTGGGGGGTGAAGCGCAGCGCGTTGTCCAGCAGATGGGCCAACGCCTGGTGGAGTTTCTCCGGGTCTCCTCGCACCCAGAGGCGCTCCTTCTGCGGCCAGCGCGTCTCCAGCCGCAGTTTTTTCTCTTGCATCGCCGCGCGCACGGCGTCCACGGCCTGGCGCAACACCTGCTGCAAGGGAAAGACTTCCTGGCAAAAAGCCGCCTTGCCCTGACGCACCTCGACGAAATGGCGCATCTCGTCCACGATGGCGCGCATCTTCATCGCCGCATCGACCACGGCGCGGGCAAATTCGGCCTGGTCTCCCCGGGCCTCTTGTTGCAGGATGGCCGCATACCCCAAAATGATCCCCAATGGGGTGCGCAATTCATGGGAAGCCAGGGCCAGCATCTCCTCCTGGACGCGCTTGGCCTGCGCCAAGGAGGCGTAGGCGCGGCGCATATCCTCCATCACGCGGGCGTTGTGGATGGCCACCCCGGCCTGGGCGGCCAGGATGCGTGCCAGGCGCACCTCCTCCGCGCCGAAAGCCCCCTGGGTTTTGTTCAGGGCCTCCAGCACGCCCACCTTCCGTCCGCGGGCCATCAAGGGGACCGCCAACAGGGTGCGCACCTGCATCCCCACCTGCCGGCCCACGCGGGAAAAGTGGCGCGGGTCGCGCTCGGCATGATGCACCACCAACGGCTCCCCTTTGCGGAAGACCTCACCGGCGATGCTGCGATCCAGCGGCACGGCCACCCGCTCCAGGGAGTGCGCCCCCGTGGCGGCCACGAAGAACAACTGCCGCTGGCGCTCGTCGTACAACAAAATCGAAGCCCCCTCGCATTCCAGCACCTCGGTCGCCACGCGTAACAGATAACGCAGCAGCGCCTGCGGGTCCGAAGCGCTGTTCAGCGCGATGCTCGCCTGGACAAGATAAGCCAGTTTGCGATGGATGCGAGAGGGCATACCCTCACCTTCAATGTTTCACGTGAAACATCCTCAGGAAGCCCGCCCGGCTCAGGAGAACGCACCGAGGAAGTTAACGCCGTACAGCATCAAGGTCACCAAAGCGTCCACTCCGGCGGACACCAGGAAAAGCAAGGCCCACGAAGTCAACTGCCGGCGGTGCAGCCAGGCCACCCCCACTCCCAGGCCCAGAAAAGGCACGATGACGGGAACTCCCAGTCGCAGGGCCGTGGCTACCTGTCCGGGCAGGTCAAACCAGGCAGAAAAAGGGGTATAGACGAACAGGCCGGGCAGGAAAAACGCCTTGGTCACCTGATACACGACAAAGGCCAAAAGAAAGATCGCCCGACCGCCCCAGGTGGTGAGGTCACCCACATGGAGCAGCGCGCCCAACGCCAACACCAAAGCGCCCGGCAAAAGCCAAAAGAGCGCCAGGGGGAACATCGCCGCACCGACCAAAGCCTCCATGGTTCCCTGCAGCAACCCTTCGCCCACATCCGCCCAGGTCGTGGCGCGCCAGGCGGCCCGCCAGCGCGGATCGGTGGAGGCCAGGTAGAGCCGATCGCCGGCCGCCCCTTCGCGCCAGAGCAACCACTGGCCCGTCGCTGTCGTCAAGAGTTGAGGCGCCTGAGAGAAGCCGGGCGTCCGCGCCGCCGCCTGATAACCCATGCCGTGGGGCGTCCAGTACACCACGGCAATCTGGGCCACGCGGTCCAGCCGTTGCAGGCGAAAAGCGCTCACCGCCAGCATCACCCGACCCTCATCCACCGGAGCCAGCCAGGGGTCGGCCACGAAGTCGCTGCCCCGGCCAGGCGGGGCCAGCGCCGCCCAACGCGACCAGCCCGCCGGGCCAGCGGTCAGCGGCACATACGCCGGATGCTCCGCCAAAGGCAGGGCCACCCGCTGGGGCCTCAAGGCACCAAGATCGCGCCAGGGGAAGGCGGCCAGCCACACGGATGAGGTGCCGGCCTGCAATCCGCTGGCAAAACGCTGCTCCCAGGCCACGAAAAGGCGCTCTCCAGACGCCACGGCCACCAGTTCGTCCACAAGACCACCGCCGGAGGTCAACCCTTCGGCCAGATTCACCGGCGAAGTCAGGGCGTCTTCGGGAGCGAGGAGGGCGTGGTTCAACGCGCCTTCAGGGGTCACCCAGAGCAGGGCCACTTCACCCGTAGGCAAGGGGGCCAACGCCCAGCGCGTCGCCTGCACCGCCAGGGAGTGCGGTCGGCCCTGGGGCCACCGGCGCCACCAAAGGTCTGGACCATCCTTGGTCGTCCAAAAAGCCACCAGATCGCCCTGCGCCGTCAGGGCGGCCCGATAGGTGCGCACCGCCTGACCGGGAGGACTGAGGGACGCCAGCGCGCCGCGCCATCCGTCAGGTCCCAGCCGGCCGACGAACAGCCGCGGCCCTTGGGCCGTGACGAGCACCAGGGTCACCAACGCCTCGTCCGCATTGGGCAAGGCGAAAGCCTGCGGGAGGATGGCCGCCCCTTGGGGAACCGTCACATCCTGGGGGTCCGGCAACCTGGATTGAAAGGCAGACGCTCCGGGGAGAGGTAAGCGCAAGTGGAGCAGGCGCCCACCTTGGGGGTATAACACTTGCAGGGTGCCCTGTTGTATCCAAGCCGTCACGCCTCCTGTGACCGAACGAGCCAACTCGACGCCCCGGCTGAAATCCGCATCAGGTGTCCGGGTATGCACCGGGGTGGCCGAACAGGCCACGGCCAGAAAAACAAGACATAACATGCCACACAAACGCAGGCGGCGCATAAGGCCTCAAAGGAGGTTAAGTTTCCCCTATTGTACCATCGCGGCATCCAGCCTCTAAGGTACAATGGGGGAGAACTTACCGCTCATTCAAAAGGAGGCTTTATGTTTGCCCAATGGCCCCTTTCCGCCGAGGAGTTGGTCTCCTGGCGTTGGTCCGACCTGGAGCCGCACTACCATGACCTGCAGCAGCGGGCCCTCACCGCCTCAACGGTGAAGGACTGGTTGGAGGACTGGTCCTGGCTGAGCGAAGCGGTGGACGAACTCTCCACCCGGCTCTATCTTGCCACCGCCCAGGACACGACCGACGAGGAGGCCAGGCAGCGCTTCCATCGCTTTCTGGAGGAGGACTTCCCACACATCGAGGCCGCCGAACAACGGCTCAAGGAAAAACTGCTGGCCAGCGGGCTGGAGCCTGAGGGCCTGGCCATCCCGCTGCGCCACATGCGCACCGACGCCGCGCTGTTCCGCGAGGAAAATTTGCCGTTGATGGCCGAGGGACACAAACTGAGCAACCGCTACGATGAAATCATCGGCGCCCAGACCGTGGTCTGGGACGGCGAAGAGTGCACCCTGGCACAAATGCGCCCCGTGCTGCAAGAGGCCGACCGCTCGCGCCGGGAGCAGGCCTGGCGCCTGATGGCCGAGCGGCAACTGGCCGACCGCGAGGCCCTCAATGCCCTCTGGCAGGAAATGTTTGATTTGCGACTGCGCATGGCCCGCAACGCTGGCTTTGCGGACTACCGCGCGTACCGCTGGCAACAATTGCACCGTTTCGACTACACGCCCGAAGACACCAAGGCCTTTCACCGGGCCATCGAAGAGGTGGTCGTCCCGGCCGCGGCCCGAGTGTACGAAAAGCGTCGCCGCCTGCTGGGGGTGGACCGCCTGCGGCCCTGGGATCTGGAAATGGACCCCTTCGGTGAGGCCCCGCTGCGCCCCTTCGCCACGGTGAAGGAGTTGCAGGCAGGCGCTGCAGCCATCTTCCACCGCGTTGATCCGGCGCTGGGGCGGTATTTCGACACCATGCGCGCCCAGGGGTTGCTGGACCTGGAAAACCGCAAGGGCAAGGCCCCTGGGGCCTTTTGTGCCGGGCTGGCCGTGAGCAAGCAGCCGTTCATCTTCATGAACGCTGTGGGCACCCATGACGATGTGCAAACGCTGCTCCACGAATCGGGCCACGCCTTCCATGTGTTCGAGGCGGCGAGTCTGCCCTATCATCCGCAACATGAAGCGCCCATGGAGTTCGCCGAGGTGGCCTCGATGGGCATGGAGTTGCTGGCCGCCCCCTACCTGGAAGAAAAGCACGGCGGCTTTTACAGCCCCCGGGACGCGGCCCGCGCCCTCCTGAGCCACCTGGAACGCACCCTGCGCTTCTGGCCCTACATGGCCGTGGTGGACGCCTTCCAGCATTGGGTCTACGAAAATCCCCAGGCGGCCCATGATCCCCAGGCCTGCGATCGCACTTGGAGCGCCCTCTGGCAGCGCTTCATGGTAGGGGTCGATTGGGAAGGCTGGGAAGAGGTGCTCGCCACGGGCTGGCACCGGAAACTACATATCTACTATGTGGAATACGGGCTGGCCCAACTGGGCGCGGTGCAGGTCTGGGCCAACGCGCTGCGAGACCAGGCGGGGGCCGTAGCCGCCTATCGCCGGGCGCTGGCGCTAGGGAACACCCTCCCACTCCCCCAACTTTACGCCACCGCCGGGGCGCGATTCGCCTTCGATGCCGACACGCTCCAACGGGCCGTCGCCCTCCTCCTGGAAAAGGTAGACGAACTAGAAGCCCGGGCATTGGCCTGACCCCCACGGGCACCTGCTTCAATCTGTCGGAACTGTAACAAAACCCGGACACCCTGAGGATGGATATCCGGGCTTTGGATTGGTTTCCCCTCTCTCAAGGGCAACCCGCCAGGAAGGGGAACACCGTACACCAGAGGTAGTTCGCATCGATGTACCAAAGCACCCCTGCGATGAAACACACCGCGAGCAGGGCCACCACCAGGCAGCCGATGAGCAGCCAGTTGCGCTTTTTGGGAGGCGCCTCCGCTGCAGCGGCGGGCGGCACCTGACCCACCACCCGGAGATCCGGCCGCGGCGGGGGAGCGCCGGAGCGCACCGTGGCCGGACGAACCGTCGCCGCCGGCTCCACGGCCACCGTCGCTTCGGCATCGAACACCACCGGCTCGTACACCATCACCGTCTTCGGCCCCAGCCGGATTTCATCGCCGGGCTGTAACCGTCGCGGCGCGGTGAGCCGCACGCCGTTGACGAAAGTGCCGTTGGTGGAGCCCAGATCCTCCAACAGATACCCTCCGCCCTGACGGATAAACCGTGCGTGTTGCCGTGAGAGTTCCGGTTCCTCCACCACCAGGTCGCATCGTTGAGAGCGCCCGATGAGCACCACATCCTGATTCAACTCGAACACCCGCCCAGCCGCGACCCCGGCCTTGACCGCCAAGCGAAATTGTGGCGCGTTCGGTAACCCGCTCATGGTTTCCTCCAAAATTATTCAAACCTGCTGGGTTTAGTGTACAAAAATCCTGCGTCAAAGTCAACTTGCCGAAAGCCCTACTCTGGGCTACAATCGAAACACCATGTCGTGGAATCTACTCGGACACCAATGGGCCACGGAACTTCTTCAGGGGCACATCCGCCAGCAGCGGGTGCGCCACGCCTATCTATTCACCGGACCCCAAGGCGTCGGTCGGCGCACGCTGGCCCTGCGCTTCGCCCAGGCCCTCAACTGCCCGAAACCTACCTCCCCCGGCGTGCCCTGTGGCACCTGCCGGGTATGCCGCCAAATCGAGAAGCAGCAGCATCCCGATCTCTTCGTGGTGCAGGCCGAAGACGAAGGGGGCGTGCTGAAAGTCGAGCAAATTCGCCAACTCCAGCGCCACCTCAACCTCACGCCCTATGAAGGGGCCTACCGCGTGGGCCTGCTGCTGCACTTCGAGAAGGCGCACCCCAGCGCGGCCAACGCCTTGCTTAAGATGCTGGAAGAGCCGCCGCCCCATGTGGTGCTGCTGCTCACCGCCCACAGCGCCGAAGAACTGCTGCCCACCATCACCTCCCGCTGCGAGGTACTCCGCCTGCGCCCCATGCCCCCGTCCGCTCTGGCCCAGGCCCTGAACGAGGGCTTCGCCGTCCCGCCCGAACGCGCGGCCTTCCTGGCCCACCTCTCCCATGGCCGACCAGGGATGGCCCTCCGCTGGCACCAAAACCCCGCTTTGCTCGACGAGCGCCAGGAACACCTGCAGGCCCTTGCTCACCTCTTGCAGACCGACCTGCTGGCCCGTTTTGCTTTTGCCGAGCAGTGGGCCAAAAAGGGCAGCGAAAACCGTCCCAAAATCCGCGCCCTGCTGCACACCTGGCTGGACTTCTGGCGCGATGTGCTCCTCCAGACGGCCAACCCCTCCCTGCCGGCCGCCCATCAGGATTACCTCCCCTTGATCCAGGCCCTGCGGCAGCATATGACCCTGGCCCAAACCCACGCTTTGGTGAGCCAACTGCTGCAAAGTCTGGAAGACCTGGACGCCTATGTCAATCCTCGGCTGATTCTGGAAGCCCTAATGCTTGACCTGCCCCGCCTGCCTGCCTCAAACCCGTAGGGGAATATGCTATACTTCCAACAAGAAACGGCCATCGCTTGACGGGGTTCGTCCCACCGGAGAAACGGTTGGGCACAGCGGCCCCCCTGGCCGGGCCCTTGCCCGCTATAGGACAGCCTCTGCTTGCGAGGGCACGATGCACTCATCCACCCCGGTTGCACCGGGCAACCGGAAAAATCCAGGCATGGCGCTCTCAACCGACCCCTCCCCCACCCAACCGCTCGCCAACGGCTCCGTTGCGCAAGAACACGGAATGCCGGAACTGACGCTTTACCAGGCGTTGACGGGCATTGTGGAACAGAACCCCTTCTTTGCGCAGGCGGTCGAGCACCTGGCGCGCCTGATCCCGTTTAACGCCCTGGTGCTGCAAATGCTGGGCGAGGAGGGAGAACCCTTGATGGGCTACCAGTGGCGCGAAGGAGCAGGGGAGCGACTACTTTTTGCCCAGCAACACCACCTCCTGACCTGTGTCTTCACCCAGAAGGCGCTGCAACAAAAAGCCCCCGTGGTGCTCCTCGACACCCGGGAGCATGCCCAATGGGACGCCTGGGTCGAGGCCCTGCCCTCCCTGCAAGGGCTGCGCTCGGCGCTGGTGTTCCCCATCCTCAGTCGCCAGGGGCTTGTCGGCGTTGGCGTGCTGGCCCGCCGCCCCCCTCACAGCCTTGGACAGGAGGAAACCGAACTGGTGAAGGCGGTGGGGAGCGTCCTGGGCAACCTGTTCTTAGCCGTGCGCACCGCTTTTGCCTACCGGCAGCAGGCCAAACTAAGCCTGGAACTGGCCCAAAGCATCGAGTTGCTGGCTCAGACCCTCGACCCCGAGGAAGTGGTCACCCGCATCCTGGCCCGGGTGCAGGCCAGTTTGCATGTCGAGGCGGCCTTGCTCTATCTGTACGAAAAAGAGAGCCAGACCTGGGTGCTCCGCGATGCCGTGGGCAAAGTGCTTCGCTCGGCCCGCGGCCAACGCTACTCGCCGCCGGCGTCGCTGCTGGAGCGCCTGTTCCAGCAGAAGGAAACCCTCTGGAGCCCCAACCTGGCCGTCCAGGCTCAAAACCTGCTCAAAGTGCTGCCCATCGCCGGTTTTACCCCACGGACGGGCTACGCCGTGCCCATCCACAGCGAAGGGCAACCGTTGGGGGTCATTCTGGTGATCAACCCGGCCCAAGGCGGGGGGCTGCCCTTCGTAGCCAACTTCCTGAACGCCCTGGCCTCCGTGGCCGGGGTGAGCCTCACCCACGCCCGCCTGTTTGCCGAACTGGAACAGGCCCACGAAGAATACCGCACCCTCTTCAACGATACGCTGGATTGGATTATCATTACCAACCTTCAGGGAAACATCGTGGAAGCCAACCAGACCTGCAAAGAAATGCTGGGGCTCCGCTGGGAGACCATCCGCGCTGGCAGCAAATCCATCACCCAAATCCACCAACCGGACCCCCAGGTGGTTCCCCAGGACTTCAAAGAGATTCCGGCCTCCCCTCCTCTGCGATACGAGTCCCAGGTGACCCTCCCCAACGGCCAAACCATCCCCGTGGAAGTGTATGTGCGCCGGGTGACCGTCAGCGGCCAGCCGCGGCTGCAATGGATTCTACGCGACACCTCCGAAGCCAAACAATTGGAGACCTTGCGCGAGGACCTGCTGTCCATGGTGTACCACGACCTGCGCTCGCCCTTGGCCAATATCCTTTCCGGCGTGGATGTGCTGGAATCCATCCACGGGCGCGACGGCACCTCGGCCACGGTGCTGGAGATCATCCACCGGTCGGCCGAACGCATCCAACGGCTCACCTCCACCATGCTGGATATCCGCCGCTTGGAAACCGGCCAACCCCTGGCCAAACCCCGCCCCACCCCCCCGCAACAACTCATTCAGGAGGCGGTGGACGCCGTGCTCCCCCTGATTCAATCGAAAGGGCACATAATAGAGATGCAATTGCCCGAGGAACCGCTGCCGTTGGTCATGGCCGACGCCGAGATGATTCGGCGGGTGCTTATCAACCTGCTGGAAAACGCCTGCAAGTACACCCCCAACGGCGAGCACATCTGGATAGGGGCGCAGCAGGAAACCGAGGGCTGGGTACGCTTCTGGGTGCGCGACACCGGCCCCGGGATCCCGCCGGAAGAGCAGGACACCCTCTTCGAGAAGTACACCCGGGCGAGCACTTCCAAAGGCGCCGAAGGGCTGGGCCTGGGCCTGGCCTACTGCCGCCTGGCCGTGGAGGCCCATCACGGTCAAATCGGTGTGTACAGCCGCCCCAACGAAGGGGCGACCTTTTACTTCACCCTGCCGATTGCTCCCATACCCGATGAGGAAGAGGAGCAGTCGCCCCAAGCAGGAGGATAGCCGCATGCAAGAAATCGCACCTGGCGTGCTCATCGGCACCGAGTACATCGGCGCCACCGTAGGCGTGGTGCTCATGCAGCGAGGAACGGTGTATATCGATGCGCCCCCCTGCCCGGACCAGAGTCGCGCCTGGCGCAACACCGTGCGCAGCATGGGCAACAGCACCCAACGGGCGCTGGTCTATCTGGATCATCATCCCGACCGGGCCTTGGGGGGGCGGCTGATGGACTGCCCCATCCTGGCGCACGAAAAGACGGCCTACATCTTCCGCTCGCGCTCCGCCATCTTCCGTGCCCACCCCCCCCGGCATGGCGAGGCCTGGGAGACCTGCCCCACCATCAGCAATGTGCGCTGGAGCCAGATTCACCTCAGTTTTGGCAACGAACTGCACATCCACTGGCAAGAGAAAGAACCGCTCATCCTGCAACACATGCCCGGCCCGGCGCCGGGGGCCTTGTGGGCCATCCTGCCCGAAACGCGGGTGGCCTTCGTCGGCGACGCCGTCACCCTGCGCGAACCGCCGTTTCTGGCCATGGCCGAGTTGGAACCCTGGCTGAAGACCCTGGACCACCTGCTCTCGGACGAGTTTAAAGACTTTCTGATCGTCGCCGGTCGTGGGGGACTGGCCCCGCTCAGCGAAATTCGCCACATGCGCCACTTCCTGGCCCGGACCCACGACCTGCTCCAGGACCTGACCACGCGTAAGGCGCCCGTGGAGGCCACTAAAGACCTGGTGCCCGAACTGCTGGCCCTCTGGGAATTTGATCCGGCTTACGACACGCTCTACCAGCAACGCCTGGCCCACGGCCTGCAAGCCTGCTACCGTTCTTCCTACCTCAAAGTTAAATCCTGACCGGGGAGGCCCCATGCCCGTCACCACCACCGTGCCCGGCTATGTACCCCTGTTCGCCCTCACCCGAGGCGAAACCCTGGAAAGCGTGCATTTCGGTGCCGTCGCCATAGTGGACGCCCAAGGCCGCCTGCTGGCCTCGGTTGGCGATCCCTGGGCCGTGACCTACCTGCGCTCTACCGCTAAGCCCTTCCAGGCCCTGCCTTTTGTGGAAGATGGCGGGCCGGATCGCTTTGGCCTTACCGACGAAGAAATCGCCCTGCTGTGCGCCTCGCATTCCGGCACCGACCGCCATGTGGCGGTGGTGCAGCGCATCCAGCAAAAGGCCGGCGTGAAGGAGCCGCAATTGCTCTGTGGCTCCCACCCGCCCTATGACGCGGCCACGGCCGAGGCCCTCAAAGCCCGCGGAGAGCAGCCCACCCCCAATCGCCACAACTGTTCGGGCAAACATACCGGCATGCTGGCGCAGGCGGTGCTGCACGGCTGGCCCACCGCCGATTACATCGACCGGGAACACCCGGTTCAGCAACGCATCCTGCGCACCTTTGCCGAGATGTGCGGCCTGCCTCCCGAGGCCGTGCAGGTGGGCGTGGATGGCTGCTCCGCTCCCAACTTCGCCACGCCCCTTTACCATGTGGCCTACGGCTACGCACGGCTGATGGACCCGCGCGACCTGCCGCCGCAACGCGCCGCGGCCGCCCGTGCCATCGTGCAAGCCATGACCCGGCACCCGTTCATGGTCGGCGGCCCGGGGCGTTTCGACACCCTGCTCATGGAAGCCACGCAGGGGCGCGTGCTGGCCAAGGGAGGCGCCGAAGGGTACCAGGGGATCGGCCTACCTCCCGGCGCACTGGGGCCAGGGACGCCCGGCGTGGGCATCGCCTTCAAGATCGCCGATGGTGACGGACGCAAAAACCGCGCCCGCCCCGCCGTAGCCTTAGAGATCCTGCGCCAACTGGGCGTGTTGACCGAGATTCCCGCGGCCCTGCGCCCCTTTGGCCCCGAAGTCACGGTGACCAACTGGCGCGGCCTGACAGTGGGCAAGGGCTTCCCCACCTTTTCCCTGAAACCCGCCTGAGCGCCATGGATCCGTGGTCCCCGCAAAGCCTCCGCCCCAAAGCCCTAGAGGTACACCGTCGCCTGCTGGCGCATTTCGGTGAGCCTCACTGGCGTCATCCTCTGCCGCCCCTGGACGAACTGATCTCCACCATCCTCTCGCAGAACACCAACGACACCAACCGCGACCGCGCCTTTGCCGCGCTCAAAGCGCGCTTCCCCACCTGGGAAGCCGTGCGCGACGCCCCCGTTGAGGAGGTCATCGAGGCCGTTCGCCCGGCCGGGCTGGCCAACCAGAAAGGCCCCCGCATTCAGGAAGTGTTGCGCCAGATCACCGCCGAGCGTGGCACCCTTTCCCTAGACTTCCTGGCCGAGTGGCCCACGGAGAAAGCGCGGGCCTGGCTCACCCGCTTCAAGGGCGTCGGCCCGAAAACGGCGGCCATCGTGTTGCTTTTCTCATTGGGTAAGCCGGCCTTTCCGGTAGACACCCACATCTACCGCGTCACCGAGCGCTTAGGGCTGCGCCCTCCAAAGATGAACGCCGAGCAGGCCCATGCCTTTTTGGAGCAGGTTTTCCCGCCCGGAACCTACTACGCCGCCCATCTGAACCTCATTCGCCTGGGACGCGAGATTTGCACCGCCCGGCGTCCCCATTGCGCACGCTGCCCCCTACAGGACCTCTGTCCTTCCGCTGTCTCCCAGGAGACCAGCCGTGAACAAACGTAGCCTTCTTTTCG harbors:
- a CDS encoding endonuclease III; this encodes MDPWSPQSLRPKALEVHRRLLAHFGEPHWRHPLPPLDELISTILSQNTNDTNRDRAFAALKARFPTWEAVRDAPVEEVIEAVRPAGLANQKGPRIQEVLRQITAERGTLSLDFLAEWPTEKARAWLTRFKGVGPKTAAIVLLFSLGKPAFPVDTHIYRVTERLGLRPPKMNAEQAHAFLEQVFPPGTYYAAHLNLIRLGREICTARRPHCARCPLQDLCPSAVSQETSREQT
- a CDS encoding asparaginase, whose protein sequence is MPVTTTVPGYVPLFALTRGETLESVHFGAVAIVDAQGRLLASVGDPWAVTYLRSTAKPFQALPFVEDGGPDRFGLTDEEIALLCASHSGTDRHVAVVQRIQQKAGVKEPQLLCGSHPPYDAATAEALKARGEQPTPNRHNCSGKHTGMLAQAVLHGWPTADYIDREHPVQQRILRTFAEMCGLPPEAVQVGVDGCSAPNFATPLYHVAYGYARLMDPRDLPPQRAAAARAIVQAMTRHPFMVGGPGRFDTLLMEATQGRVLAKGGAEGYQGIGLPPGALGPGTPGVGIAFKIADGDGRKNRARPAVALEILRQLGVLTEIPAALRPFGPEVTVTNWRGLTVGKGFPTFSLKPA